The following proteins are encoded in a genomic region of Nitrospirota bacterium:
- a CDS encoding PAS domain S-box protein, with translation MKKESDCALNLAMSEMMRASLDSLPIGVTITDTEGKIIYTNNAEAAMHGYSVEEIIGKDARIFAPFHLWKRLQFEELYEMGAWKRETVNVKKNGELFHVQLTSIAIRNAGGVPLGIITVCEDIHEQKKSDAMLREVEERYTSLFENTHDMIQSVSPDGRFIFVNPAWLKTMGYTWDELKNITVFDILHPSCIPHCTEAFKKVMSGESIDSVEAIFIAKDGRQILVEGAVNARSIGQKIIASQGIFRDITERKQAEENLFRSEEKLRKQVQELEDFYNIAIGRELRMKQLKEENEKLQEELGKMKNQ, from the coding sequence ATGAAAAAAGAATCTGATTGTGCCCTGAATCTTGCCATGTCAGAAATGATGCGAGCCTCACTTGATTCTCTGCCTATCGGGGTTACCATAACTGACACAGAGGGAAAGATTATATATACAAACAATGCTGAAGCAGCAATGCACGGATACTCTGTTGAAGAAATCATCGGAAAGGATGCCCGGATATTTGCTCCTTTCCATCTGTGGAAGCGTCTGCAGTTTGAGGAATTGTATGAAATGGGGGCATGGAAGCGGGAAACGGTTAATGTCAAAAAGAATGGCGAGTTATTTCATGTCCAGTTAACGTCTATCGCAATAAGAAATGCAGGCGGTGTACCGCTTGGCATAATTACGGTTTGCGAAGACATACACGAACAAAAAAAATCTGATGCAATGCTAAGGGAAGTCGAAGAACGTTATACAAGCCTGTTCGAAAATACCCATGACATGATTCAGAGCGTTTCCCCGGATGGTCGTTTCATTTTCGTAAACCCGGCATGGTTGAAGACAATGGGCTATACATGGGATGAACTTAAGAACATAACTGTTTTTGACATCCTGCATCCAAGCTGTATACCGCATTGTACCGAAGCTTTCAAGAAGGTGATGTCAGGTGAATCAATTGATAGTGTAGAAGCAATATTCATCGCAAAGGACGGAAGGCAAATCCTCGTTGAGGGGGCAGTGAATGCACGTTCAATCGGGCAGAAAATCATCGCCTCCCAGGGGATATTCCGGGACATCACAGAGCGCAAACAGGCGGAAGAAAATCTGTTCAGAAGCGAAGAAAAACTGAGGAAGCAGGTACAGGAGCTTGAAGATTTTTACAATATCGCAATTGGCAGGGAACTCAGGATGAAGCAGCTCAAGGAAGAAAATGAAAAATTGCAGGAAGAATTGGGAAAAATGAAAAATCAGTAA